In Eretmochelys imbricata isolate rEreImb1 chromosome 14, rEreImb1.hap1, whole genome shotgun sequence, a genomic segment contains:
- the LOC144275192 gene encoding uncharacterized protein LOC144275192, with protein MFIALVHEGLTVLQSPVVLRASPGETVNLSCSFENRQGSVVKATWTIAPGVVLESHHPFYSGRLNVSDLDLLRKGEATVTLSELEKRDSGLYQCQISIHQGESGTGAGTELQVMGRNQSDTGKEPAPIGCCSRELLYQVAIALAQILIIGLVATVLLKRR; from the exons ATGTTTATTGCCCTGGTTCACGAAGGTCTCACAGTGCTTCAGAGCCCCGTTGTCCTCCGAGCGTCCCCCGGCGAGACCGTGAACCTCAGCTGCTCCTTTGAGAACAGACAGGGCAGCGTGGTCAAAGCGACGTGGACCATAGCACCCGGGGTTGTGCTGGAATCTCACCATCCCTTCTACAGCGGACGGCTCAATGTGTCCGACCTGGATCTGCTCCGGAAAGGGGAGGCCACGGTGACCCTGTCGGAGTTGGAGAAGAGGGACTCTGGTCTCTATCAGTGTCAGATCAGCATCCACCAGGGAGAGAGCGGGACAGGAGCGGGCACCGAGCTGCAGGTGATGGGGAGAAACCAGAGTGACACAG GAAAAGAACCTGCCCCCATAGGGTGCTGCAGCCGGGAGCTCCTGTACCAGGTCGCCATCGCCTTGGCGCAGATTCTCATCATCGGCCTGGTGGCCACCGTCCTCCTGAAGAGACGCTGA
- the LOC144274184 gene encoding uncharacterized protein LOC144274184 has translation MDQKKYADESRDHGAAASPEHRPLRRPPHPHLGSSGRLNLSFRDLLQKGEATLTLSELKKWDSGRYHCHVSIRQGESWTGAGTELQVIERNQIDTVHESLAVLQSPAVLRASPGETVNLSCSFENRQGSVAKATWTRAPGVVLESDHPFYSGRLNVSHLDLLRKGEATLTLSELEKRDSGLYQCHISIRQGESGTGAGTELQLTGRNQSDTGKEPAPVGCWGRELLYQVAIALGLLLILGLVATLLLKRRRAPPPSQPRQRQPKGHSSRGAAESESVHYSEIKIQTPGRREHTSNHAQRR, from the exons ATGGATCAG aagAAATACGCCGATG AGAGCAGGGACCATGGAGCAgctgccagccctgagcaccGTCCTCTGCGCCGTCCTCCTCATCCCCACCTGGGGAGCAG CGGACGGCTCAATCTGTCCTTCCGGGATCTGCTCCAGAAAGGGGAGGCCACGCTGACCCTGTCGGAGCTGAAGAAGTGGGACTCTGGTCGCTATCACTGCCATGTCAGCATCCGCCAGGGAGAGAGCTGGACAGGAGCGGGCACCGAGCTGCAGGTGATTGAGAGAAACCAGATTGACACAG TTCACGAAAGTCTCGCAGTGCTTCAGAGCCCCGCTGTCCTCCGAGCATCCCCCGGTGAGACCGTGAACCTCAGCTGCTCCTTCGAGAACAGACAGGGCAGCGTGGCCAAAGCGACGTGGACTAGAGCACCCGGAGTCGTGCTGGAATCTGACCATCCCTTCTACAGCGGACGGCTCAATGTGTCCCACCTGGATCTGCTCCGGAAAGGGGAGGCCACACTGACCCTGTCGGAGTTGGAGAAGCGGGACTCTGGTCTCTATCAGTGCCACATCAGCATCCGCCAGGGAGAGAGCGGGACAGGAGCTGGCACTGAGCTGCAGCTGACGGGGAGAAACCAGAGTGACACAG GTAAAGAACCTGCCCCCGTAGGGTGCTGGGGCCGGGAGCTCCTGTACCAGGTCGCCATCGCCTTGGGGCTCCTTCTCATCCTCGGCCTGGTGGCCACCCTGCTCCTGAAGAGACGCCGAG CGCCGCCCCCCTCGCAGCCCCGCCAGCGGCAGCCGAAG GGCCACAGCAGCCGGGGGGCCGCGGAGAGCGAAAGCGTGCACTACTCAGAGAttaaaatccagactccaggacGCAGGGAACATACCTCCAACCACGCCCAGCGGCGCTGA